One Echinicola strongylocentroti DNA window includes the following coding sequences:
- a CDS encoding efflux RND transporter permease subunit encodes MISEVFIKRPVTAMVISIVILLVGAISIVNLPVTQYPDITPPVVSVAANYTGADAQTVEQTVATPIETQVNGTPGMAYISSTNTSTGQMNMNVTFDVGTDIDIATLDVQNRVSIAEPRLPEAVKRLGVTVRKRNPSIMMVISLYSPKGTHDTKFLSNYTNIFVKDALLRVPGVGDINAIGQDFSMRVWLKPDKLAQYNISTKEVTAAIQEQNLQVAAGTVGGMPQFDSQTFEYPITVNGKLERKGEFEDIIVRTDPTTGSLVYLEDVARIEFGEFDYGRFSTVNGEPAAILLVYQAPGSNALDTAEGIYNALDEMKATFPADMDYVVPFESVSVVQVSIDEVLHTLVEALILVIVVVFLFLQSWRATLIPILAIPVSIVGTFIFFIPLGFTINTLTMFGFVLAIGIVVDDAIVVVEAAQHYIDSKRISAKEATLLAMKDITAPVIAIALILAAVFIPVGFIPGIVGRMYQQFAITIAISVLISAFVALTLTPALCSLLLKPMEVNKDSKGLNKLFYKFNNWFENITSSYGNGVKKSIKASPLVLIILVCIYVGTIGLFQAKPTGFLPTEDEGRLFVSLELPESSSTGRTRAIMDEMVEMITSTDGIRNVTGIGGLNAINFSFKSNSGTFFIQMDPWEERQDVSKQLYGLIGQLNQKFAAIKEANIIVVPPPAIPGLGQTGGFSFMLEQRSGGDIKEFEQVVGQFLGAANQRPEIAMAYSFFTAKTPGYHVTVDREKAKKLGVAISDVFSTMSTYMGSSYVNDFTRYGRNFRVVAQADTAYRMDIKDLDQYYVMNQKGESVPLGAVVDYEVVENAPVINHYNLFRSTEINGNAAEGYSSGQALAALEEVADEVLPAGYGYDFSGLSREELASGNTTILIFALAIVLVSLLLAALYESWSVPFSVLLALPLGAFGAILALTFLPKLDNNVYAQIGLVTLIGLAAKNAILIVEFAKERVDAGMPLLAATIEAVKLRLRPIVMTSLAFILGVVPLALSNGAGAIARQTIGWTVIGGMLAATFLAIFVVPVLYVVITKIAYGKKQLKELESNYRPEA; translated from the coding sequence ATGATATCCGAAGTTTTTATTAAACGCCCGGTGACGGCGATGGTGATCTCCATAGTCATTTTATTGGTAGGGGCCATCTCTATTGTCAACTTGCCGGTGACGCAGTATCCAGATATTACACCACCGGTGGTGTCCGTGGCGGCTAATTATACCGGTGCCGATGCCCAAACCGTGGAGCAGACAGTAGCGACGCCGATCGAGACACAAGTGAACGGTACGCCAGGAATGGCTTATATCAGCAGTACCAATACCAGTACGGGGCAGATGAATATGAACGTGACCTTTGACGTGGGGACGGACATAGACATAGCTACACTGGATGTACAAAACCGTGTCAGTATCGCTGAGCCACGCCTCCCTGAAGCAGTAAAACGGCTTGGGGTGACGGTACGTAAAAGGAATCCAAGTATCATGATGGTGATCAGTTTGTATTCACCTAAGGGTACCCACGACACCAAATTCCTTTCAAATTACACTAACATTTTTGTGAAGGATGCCCTTTTGAGGGTACCGGGTGTTGGTGATATCAATGCGATTGGTCAGGATTTTAGTATGCGGGTTTGGTTAAAGCCCGATAAACTTGCCCAGTATAATATTTCTACGAAAGAAGTCACAGCAGCCATCCAAGAGCAAAACCTTCAGGTGGCTGCCGGTACGGTGGGAGGAATGCCGCAATTTGACTCGCAGACATTCGAATATCCCATTACCGTAAACGGGAAGTTGGAGAGAAAGGGCGAGTTTGAGGATATAATCGTTCGTACAGATCCGACTACGGGTAGCTTGGTCTACTTGGAAGATGTCGCCAGAATAGAGTTTGGAGAATTTGATTATGGGAGGTTTTCTACGGTAAACGGTGAGCCGGCAGCGATCTTGTTGGTGTATCAGGCACCGGGCAGTAATGCCCTTGATACAGCCGAAGGTATTTATAATGCTCTTGATGAAATGAAGGCCACTTTCCCCGCAGATATGGATTATGTGGTTCCATTTGAGTCGGTGTCTGTGGTACAGGTGTCTATTGACGAGGTGCTGCATACGTTGGTGGAGGCCCTCATCTTGGTGATTGTGGTGGTGTTCCTTTTCCTGCAAAGCTGGAGAGCTACATTGATTCCTATTTTGGCCATTCCAGTTTCCATAGTGGGTACGTTTATTTTCTTTATACCACTTGGGTTTACCATCAATACCCTGACGATGTTTGGGTTTGTCTTGGCGATCGGTATCGTGGTGGATGATGCCATTGTGGTGGTGGAAGCTGCCCAACATTATATCGATTCGAAGCGGATTTCAGCCAAAGAAGCCACATTGCTGGCAATGAAGGACATTACTGCCCCGGTAATTGCCATTGCCTTGATCTTGGCTGCGGTATTTATCCCGGTTGGGTTTATTCCGGGTATTGTAGGGAGGATGTATCAGCAGTTTGCGATAACTATTGCGATTTCCGTATTGATTTCCGCCTTTGTGGCCTTGACGTTGACACCGGCCCTGTGTAGCTTGTTGCTGAAGCCTATGGAGGTGAATAAGGATTCCAAGGGACTCAATAAGCTCTTTTATAAATTCAATAATTGGTTTGAAAATATCACCAGTTCCTATGGAAATGGAGTGAAGAAAAGTATCAAGGCCAGCCCGTTGGTACTGATCATACTGGTTTGTATTTATGTGGGTACTATTGGATTGTTCCAGGCTAAGCCGACAGGGTTTTTGCCTACGGAGGATGAAGGTAGACTGTTCGTTTCTTTGGAGCTGCCCGAAAGTTCTTCTACTGGGAGAACAAGGGCCATTATGGACGAGATGGTGGAGATGATTACCAGTACAGACGGTATTCGAAATGTCACGGGAATCGGTGGACTAAATGCGATCAATTTCTCCTTTAAATCCAACAGTGGTACCTTCTTTATCCAGATGGATCCTTGGGAGGAGCGTCAGGATGTTTCAAAACAACTCTATGGATTGATCGGTCAGCTTAACCAGAAGTTTGCAGCGATCAAGGAGGCCAATATTATTGTGGTGCCACCGCCGGCCATTCCCGGACTTGGACAGACAGGCGGATTTAGTTTTATGCTTGAGCAACGTTCTGGTGGTGACATCAAGGAATTTGAGCAGGTGGTTGGGCAGTTTTTGGGAGCCGCTAACCAGCGACCGGAAATCGCTATGGCCTACAGTTTCTTTACAGCTAAGACTCCAGGCTACCATGTGACAGTGGACCGGGAGAAAGCCAAGAAGTTAGGTGTGGCCATATCAGATGTCTTTTCTACCATGTCCACTTATATGGGTAGTTCCTATGTGAATGACTTTACCAGGTACGGGCGTAATTTCCGTGTAGTGGCCCAGGCAGACACTGCATACCGGATGGATATCAAAGACCTGGATCAATATTATGTGATGAACCAAAAAGGGGAGTCGGTTCCATTGGGCGCCGTGGTGGACTACGAGGTGGTCGAAAATGCTCCTGTTATCAACCATTATAACCTCTTCCGATCCACGGAAATCAACGGTAACGCCGCAGAAGGGTACAGTAGTGGTCAGGCCCTGGCTGCTCTCGAGGAAGTGGCTGATGAAGTATTGCCTGCGGGATATGGATACGATTTCTCAGGACTGAGTAGGGAAGAACTTGCTTCCGGCAATACGACCATCCTGATCTTCGCCTTGGCGATTGTTTTGGTGTCCCTGTTATTGGCTGCGTTGTATGAAAGTTGGTCTGTGCCATTTTCGGTATTGCTTGCCTTGCCATTGGGGGCATTTGGAGCGATTTTGGCCTTGACGTTTTTGCCAAAACTGGACAATAACGTTTATGCGCAGATCGGTTTAGTGACATTGATTGGTCTGGCTGCCAAGAACGCCATCCTTATCGTGGAATTTGCCAAGGAGCGGGTGGATGCAGGTATGCCATTGCTGGCGGCCACTATCGAAGCCGTCAAACTGAGGTTGAGACCTATTGTGATGACTTCACTTGCCTTTATCCTTGGGGTAGTTCCTTTGGCGCTTTCAAATGGCGCCGGGGCGATCGCCAGACAGACTATTGGGTGGACGGTGATTGGAGGGATGTTGGCAGCGACATTCTTGGCCATTTTTGTCGTTCCCGTACTTTATGTGGTGATTACTAAAATTGCCTATGGTAAGAAACAATTGAAAGAACTAGAAAGCAATTATAGGCCTGAGGCCTGA
- a CDS encoding efflux RND transporter periplasmic adaptor subunit, whose product MKKFLWIIFVAGISGVVSSCGSEANTQAGGGSQAVSVRATKVTSRHVTGLDVYPGTVVPLNEIEVRPQVSGYINEIFVEDGQEVVKGQKLYEIDRSKYQAAYEQAQATLKSAKANLERVKKDLARYESLDKQEAIAKQQLDYARADILTAESQVASAEAQVRSTLTDYNYSVIKAPFDGTVGISQVRLGAQVSAGQSLLNTLSSNDPVMVDFVVNERDVRRFSKMMKNEHLSDSTFTIQFGKNDVYGHHGILTTIDRAVGRQSGTINMRVQFPNPDRDLIPGMTLNLRVLNQDIGNQIAIPYKAVTEQMGEYFVYVIGEDSTVHQQNVQLGTKVGGDIVVREGLKSGQQIVVEGIQKLREGAKVQIDA is encoded by the coding sequence ATGAAAAAGTTTTTGTGGATAATTTTCGTTGCGGGAATTTCAGGAGTGGTGAGTTCTTGTGGTTCCGAAGCTAACACGCAAGCTGGCGGTGGTTCGCAGGCTGTTTCTGTGCGTGCCACTAAAGTGACGAGCAGGCACGTTACTGGGCTGGATGTATACCCAGGTACGGTGGTGCCGCTTAATGAAATTGAGGTAAGACCACAGGTGAGTGGTTATATCAATGAGATTTTTGTAGAAGATGGCCAAGAAGTGGTCAAAGGACAAAAGCTCTACGAGATCGATAGAAGTAAATACCAAGCTGCTTACGAACAAGCTCAGGCTACTTTAAAAAGCGCCAAGGCCAATCTGGAAAGAGTAAAAAAAGACCTTGCCAGGTATGAATCTTTGGATAAGCAGGAGGCCATAGCCAAGCAGCAATTGGATTATGCGAGAGCAGATATATTGACAGCTGAATCCCAAGTAGCCTCTGCCGAAGCGCAGGTGAGAAGTACCTTGACCGATTATAATTACTCTGTGATCAAGGCGCCTTTTGATGGGACTGTGGGGATATCACAAGTAAGATTAGGTGCCCAAGTATCTGCTGGACAGAGCCTTCTCAATACCCTTTCGTCCAACGATCCTGTAATGGTGGATTTTGTGGTCAATGAGAGAGATGTAAGGAGATTCAGTAAAATGATGAAGAATGAACATCTTTCTGATTCGACGTTTACCATACAGTTTGGTAAAAATGACGTCTATGGTCACCACGGAATACTAACGACCATTGACCGTGCTGTAGGCAGGCAGTCAGGAACCATCAATATGCGTGTGCAATTTCCGAATCCAGATCGTGACCTGATTCCCGGAATGACCCTAAATCTAAGGGTGCTAAATCAGGACATTGGTAACCAAATCGCGATACCGTACAAAGCCGTAACCGAACAAATGGGGGAGTATTTTGTCTATGTGATCGGAGAGGATAGCACGGTGCATCAGCAAAATGTCCAGCTAGGTACCAAAGTAGGAGGAGATATCGTGGTCAGAGAAGGGCTTAAGTCCGGTCAACAAATAGTAGTGGAAGGAATCCAGAAACTACGAGAAGGCGCCAAGGTACAGATAGATGCCTGA
- a CDS encoding TolC family protein — MKMRNRVLLWLIAGYLFLPGVLYGQEVIGNQGQLTLTLDQCIQFALDNGPALQQALLDEEIGDREIKSSLSGWYPQVSASASGTKNIKLQQQIIGDQLITFGQNYNSTVSLQVDQNLINRDQIFAGRTSKYVKRQWEQNKTNVEIATVVDVSKAFYDILLTYEQLKIIDENLLRLEKQYNDAKSRYESGLVDKTDYQRAAITLSNTRSNKRRADESVDAKLAYLKQLMGYPIDAQLSLDYNYEAMEQKVFADTTQIMLPENRIEFQQIQTEESLAQLNTGYQKWSYLPTLTANYNYNWLYFNNSFSQLYDRSYPTSGLGLTLSLPIFQGGKRHQDIKIAELQQEKVVVEKQNLEKQINTEYKTAMANYKSDLYEWRTIKENMELAEEVYNIIKLQYDEGIKAYVDLIVAETELRTAQLSHFNAMYSLMSSKIDLDRALGNIEIN; from the coding sequence ATGAAAATGAGAAATCGTGTACTCTTGTGGCTGATAGCGGGGTACTTGTTTTTGCCTGGCGTCCTTTATGGACAGGAGGTGATAGGGAACCAGGGGCAATTGACGTTGACATTGGATCAGTGCATCCAGTTTGCGCTGGACAATGGGCCTGCGCTACAGCAGGCACTGCTGGATGAGGAGATTGGTGATAGGGAAATCAAGTCCAGTCTTTCTGGTTGGTATCCGCAGGTGTCTGCATCTGCTTCAGGAACAAAAAACATCAAATTACAACAGCAAATTATCGGGGACCAGCTGATTACTTTTGGCCAAAATTACAATTCGACTGTTTCACTGCAAGTGGACCAAAACCTGATCAATAGGGACCAGATATTTGCCGGCCGGACATCCAAGTATGTCAAGAGGCAATGGGAGCAGAATAAAACCAATGTGGAGATAGCTACAGTGGTGGATGTGAGCAAGGCATTTTATGATATCCTATTGACCTATGAGCAGTTAAAGATCATCGATGAGAACCTGCTACGTCTGGAGAAACAGTATAATGATGCCAAGAGTCGGTATGAATCAGGCTTGGTGGATAAGACAGATTACCAAAGGGCGGCCATTACGCTTTCGAACACCCGAAGCAACAAACGGAGAGCAGACGAAAGCGTAGATGCCAAACTGGCCTATCTCAAGCAACTAATGGGCTATCCGATAGATGCGCAGCTTTCTCTTGATTACAATTATGAGGCGATGGAGCAAAAGGTCTTTGCAGATACCACACAGATCATGTTGCCTGAAAACAGGATTGAGTTTCAACAGATCCAAACGGAGGAGAGTTTGGCCCAGCTGAACACAGGGTATCAAAAGTGGTCCTACCTGCCTACCCTTACCGCAAATTATAATTATAACTGGCTGTACTTTAATAACTCCTTTTCCCAGCTATATGACAGGAGCTATCCGACCTCTGGACTAGGACTTACCCTTTCCCTGCCGATTTTCCAAGGTGGTAAAAGGCATCAGGATATTAAGATCGCAGAATTGCAGCAAGAAAAAGTGGTGGTGGAAAAGCAGAATTTGGAGAAGCAGATCAATACAGAGTACAAAACTGCAATGGCCAATTATAAGAGTGATCTTTATGAATGGAGGACGATCAAAGAAAACATGGAGCTTGCCGAGGAAGTGTACAATATCATCAAACTGCAATATGATGAAGGCATCAAAGCCTATGTCGACCTGATCGTTGCAGAAACGGAATTGAGAACAGCTCAATTGAGTCATTTTAATGCCATGTACAGTTTAATGTCCAGCAAGATCGACCTGGACAGGGCATTGGGAAATATAGAAATCAACTAA
- a CDS encoding TetR/AcrR family transcriptional regulator has protein sequence MTKKEKILEATLELIKDHGFHGCPMSMVAKKSSVAAGTIYHHFENKDDLIMELYHYVVGRLVKVAEAEDDVELDFKSRFMRFWHTMKRFYITETSFQRFLEQFYSSPYFTEGMQVKDNPWFVWMRRFFESGIKSGELRTGARPEILSIMVHGSIVSSVKVEIHHNKKINKDDINLGEIAEIVWDGIKAQPS, from the coding sequence ATGACAAAGAAAGAGAAAATACTGGAGGCTACGCTGGAGTTGATAAAGGATCATGGATTTCACGGTTGTCCGATGAGTATGGTGGCCAAAAAATCCAGTGTAGCGGCTGGGACCATTTATCATCATTTTGAGAACAAGGATGACTTGATCATGGAGCTTTACCATTATGTGGTGGGACGACTCGTAAAAGTAGCTGAAGCGGAAGACGATGTAGAACTTGATTTTAAATCCAGGTTTATGCGGTTTTGGCATACGATGAAGCGCTTTTATATCACAGAGACGTCTTTTCAGCGGTTTTTAGAACAGTTTTACAGCTCTCCCTATTTTACAGAGGGTATGCAAGTGAAAGACAATCCATGGTTTGTATGGATGCGGAGGTTTTTTGAAAGTGGGATAAAAAGTGGGGAGCTCAGGACAGGAGCTAGGCCGGAGATTCTTTCTATCATGGTTCATGGTAGTATCGTAAGCTCGGTAAAGGTGGAGATTCATCATAATAAAAAAATAAACAAAGACGATATCAATCTCGGGGAGATTGCTGAGATCGTTTGGGATGGTATTAAGGCACAGCCTTCATAG
- a CDS encoding haloacid dehalogenase type II, whose amino-acid sequence MKISLAFDVHGTLVDASSVLEPLASYVGGEAASFFETWKYKQREYAFRRRMMEDDVDFSLCTRQALDYACLRHKVEIPEEGKLALFDFSKRLPAYPEAKVALERLKEMGFKLFAFTNGPLDEVKELLRHAELEDCFMSIYSVEGSRTFKPDPAVYESFLRSNHTGHRFTWFISGNSFDVIGAKNIGLKVVWVQRTLDSIMDPWGVSLDQIVKNLDELVAFFRDK is encoded by the coding sequence ATGAAAATCTCCTTAGCTTTTGATGTCCATGGTACCTTGGTGGATGCTTCCAGTGTGTTGGAGCCTTTAGCATCTTATGTAGGAGGGGAGGCAGCATCATTTTTTGAAACGTGGAAGTATAAACAACGGGAATATGCTTTTCGAAGAAGAATGATGGAAGATGATGTGGATTTTTCGCTCTGTACACGACAGGCTTTGGACTATGCTTGTCTTCGTCATAAGGTAGAGATCCCAGAAGAAGGAAAACTTGCATTGTTTGATTTTAGTAAACGGTTGCCAGCTTATCCCGAAGCTAAAGTGGCACTGGAGAGATTAAAGGAAATGGGATTTAAGCTATTTGCTTTTACCAATGGTCCTTTGGATGAAGTAAAGGAGTTGTTGAGGCATGCGGAGTTGGAGGATTGTTTTATGAGTATCTACAGTGTGGAAGGCTCTCGGACATTTAAACCTGACCCAGCAGTATACGAAAGTTTCTTGAGGTCAAACCATACAGGGCACCGGTTTACTTGGTTTATTTCGGGGAATTCGTTTGATGTAATAGGTGCCAAGAATATTGGGCTCAAAGTAGTGTGGGTCCAGCGGACACTGGATTCGATAATGGATCCTTGGGGAGTCTCACTTGACCAAATCGTTAAGAACCTGGATGAACTGGTCGCTTTTTTCAGGGATAAATAA
- the mgrA gene encoding L-glyceraldehyde 3-phosphate reductase, which yields MNYQPAPNRYEKMTYRRCGKSGLKLPALSLGLWHNFGHVDVLENSRKLLQLAFDAGITHFDLANNYGPPPGSAEENFGKILKSDFQGYRDQMVISTKAGYYMWEGPYGEWGSKKYLVSSLDQSLQRMGLDYVDIFYHHRPDPDTPLEETMAALDLIVRQGKALYVGISNYQAEDAAKAISILRDLGTPCLIHQPKYSMFERWVEGGLLDVLGNEGVGCIPFSPLAQGLLTNKYLHGIPEESRAAKSHGFLQKSAITEETLSKIKQLNELAKSRGQSLAQMALSWLLKDDRITSVLIGVSKTSQLEDSLKCLDNLSFANEELTKIEEILK from the coding sequence ATGAACTATCAACCTGCACCAAACCGCTATGAGAAAATGACTTATCGTCGATGCGGAAAAAGTGGTCTAAAGCTTCCTGCCCTTTCACTGGGCCTTTGGCATAATTTCGGTCATGTGGATGTGCTTGAAAATTCAAGAAAATTATTGCAACTCGCTTTTGATGCCGGAATCACCCATTTTGACTTGGCCAATAATTACGGTCCTCCTCCAGGATCTGCCGAAGAGAACTTTGGAAAAATCCTTAAAAGTGACTTCCAAGGGTATCGTGACCAAATGGTCATTTCTACCAAAGCAGGTTATTATATGTGGGAAGGCCCCTACGGAGAATGGGGATCAAAAAAGTACTTGGTGTCCAGTCTTGATCAGAGCTTACAGCGAATGGGACTGGACTACGTGGATATTTTTTACCACCACCGACCTGACCCCGACACTCCACTCGAAGAAACCATGGCCGCTCTGGACCTGATCGTCCGCCAAGGTAAGGCACTCTATGTCGGCATCTCCAATTATCAAGCTGAAGACGCTGCCAAAGCTATCAGTATCTTAAGGGACCTAGGAACTCCATGCCTCATCCACCAACCTAAATACTCGATGTTTGAAAGATGGGTAGAAGGCGGACTGCTGGATGTGCTCGGCAACGAAGGCGTGGGCTGTATCCCCTTTTCTCCCCTTGCCCAAGGCTTGCTTACCAACAAGTACCTCCATGGTATTCCGGAAGAATCCAGGGCTGCCAAATCCCACGGATTCCTCCAAAAATCTGCGATCACAGAAGAAACACTGTCCAAGATCAAACAGCTCAACGAGCTCGCCAAATCGCGTGGGCAAAGCCTCGCACAAATGGCCCTCTCTTGGCTGCTCAAAGATGACCGCATCACCTCTGTCCTGATAGGGGTAAGCAAAACTTCCCAACTGGAGGACTCCCTAAAATGCCTCGATAACCTCTCCTTCGCTAACGAGGAACTCACCAAAATCGAGGAGATTTTAAAATAA
- a CDS encoding glycoside hydrolase family 9 protein: MKTPNYAYRVCLGWALLLLSCQERSSFAQLTEAISINQVGHYPSSKKVAIVMAATESEGFKVFASPSGEEVLEGSLVKVAQDQVPQREVWKADFTRLQQPGLYHILVEGVGRSYPVVIREGVYDEVLDAVLKGFYFQRASTALKSDQAGKWARAAGHKDDEVYVHASAVSDTRTEETVLSASKGWYDAGDYNKYIVNSGISMGTLLSLYEDFPGYFDQKKWNIPESQNTLPDILDEILWNLDWMEQMQDPLDGGVYHKLTTAEFEGMVTPVNATAKRYVVSKSTAATLDFAAVMAQAARVMKNVEGLEGRADKWQDQAEAAWKWATEHPDHIYDQQKLNDNYDPDINTGAYGDGNLQDEWIWAACELYLNTSDAAYLEKIPVDAVPSFSVPSWSNVAWLGYYSLLRKADELETLQPLIASLRSTLKATGEDWLDQMNTTSFQSVMGKDPKDFVWGSNAVAANQGIALIQLYFFDKDPAYLEAAMANLDYLLGRNATGYCFVTGFGAKSPMYPHHRISEADDVKEPVPGLLVGGPNPGQQDGCDYPSTVFDESYVDHLCSYASNEITINWNAPMAYLLGAVVAMEQP; encoded by the coding sequence ATGAAAACCCCTAATTATGCGTATCGAGTTTGTCTTGGATGGGCACTGTTGCTGCTGAGTTGTCAGGAGAGGAGCTCTTTTGCCCAGCTGACCGAAGCCATCAGCATAAACCAAGTAGGACATTATCCCTCCAGTAAAAAAGTGGCCATCGTCATGGCCGCAACCGAAAGTGAGGGCTTCAAGGTATTCGCCAGCCCTTCCGGGGAGGAAGTGCTTGAAGGCTCTTTGGTGAAAGTAGCCCAAGATCAAGTGCCTCAAAGAGAAGTGTGGAAAGCTGATTTTACCCGTCTTCAGCAGCCAGGGCTTTACCATATTCTTGTAGAAGGTGTGGGCAGGTCTTACCCGGTCGTCATTCGGGAAGGTGTATATGATGAGGTATTGGATGCAGTGCTGAAAGGGTTTTATTTTCAGCGGGCATCCACAGCGCTTAAATCCGATCAAGCAGGGAAATGGGCACGTGCAGCAGGGCACAAGGACGATGAAGTCTATGTGCATGCTTCTGCAGTGAGTGATACTAGGACTGAAGAGACGGTCTTGTCTGCTTCGAAAGGCTGGTATGATGCAGGTGATTATAACAAGTACATCGTCAACAGTGGCATATCAATGGGGACGCTTTTGTCTTTATACGAGGATTTTCCAGGTTATTTTGACCAAAAAAAATGGAATATTCCCGAGAGTCAAAATACCCTTCCGGATATATTGGATGAGATCCTGTGGAATCTGGATTGGATGGAGCAGATGCAGGATCCTCTTGATGGCGGAGTTTACCATAAGTTGACCACTGCTGAATTTGAAGGAATGGTGACCCCCGTCAATGCCACGGCAAAGCGATATGTGGTGAGCAAGTCCACTGCCGCCACCTTGGATTTTGCGGCGGTCATGGCGCAGGCTGCCAGGGTAATGAAGAATGTGGAAGGTTTGGAAGGCAGGGCTGACAAATGGCAAGACCAAGCTGAAGCGGCCTGGAAATGGGCAACTGAACATCCTGATCATATCTATGACCAGCAGAAGCTGAATGACAACTACGATCCCGATATCAATACAGGGGCCTATGGCGATGGAAACTTGCAGGACGAATGGATCTGGGCTGCCTGTGAGCTTTACCTCAACACCAGTGACGCAGCTTATTTGGAAAAAATCCCTGTCGATGCCGTTCCAAGTTTCTCTGTACCGAGCTGGAGCAATGTGGCTTGGCTGGGGTATTATTCACTGTTGAGGAAGGCTGATGAACTCGAAACACTCCAACCGTTGATAGCGTCCTTAAGGTCTACCTTGAAAGCAACCGGAGAGGATTGGCTAGACCAAATGAACACCACTTCCTTTCAGTCAGTGATGGGCAAGGATCCAAAGGATTTTGTGTGGGGAAGTAATGCAGTGGCCGCCAATCAAGGCATAGCACTTATCCAGTTGTATTTCTTTGATAAGGATCCCGCTTATTTGGAAGCGGCCATGGCCAATTTAGACTATCTATTAGGCAGAAATGCTACGGGATATTGCTTTGTTACTGGTTTTGGCGCCAAGTCGCCCATGTATCCCCATCACAGGATTTCAGAGGCGGATGATGTCAAGGAGCCCGTTCCTGGGCTGTTGGTAGGAGGTCCCAACCCGGGGCAGCAGGACGGTTGTGATTATCCTTCTACTGTTTTTGATGAATCTTATGTAGATCACCTTTGCAGCTATGCCAGCAATGAAATCACCATCAATTGGAATGCTCCCATGGCCTATTTGTTGGGTGCCGTAGTGGCTATGGAGCAGCCATAA